Proteins encoded together in one Mobula hypostoma chromosome 9, sMobHyp1.1, whole genome shotgun sequence window:
- the LOC134351708 gene encoding uncharacterized protein LOC134351708, giving the protein MQRGISDNYGHQSFHNPATQKLFGRSNRQSWKAFPRHSYSANVPPASYSPEGTDHLAYPPNELSSSCHDSTLHYSKLISNVTGGSQSETMVPSPYSRPLTTGIQPTSFQNRSMQSTSTSFQSCKFVPSQNSAPCWNQGGHQMVRNFTPYQNPVSTDMEPSAQSLLDTRLRPPLQKHKVSPPSEQPPVWSDRRTPFVAGQVEHYWNKQAPDYQQMPVHGSFIHKVNQQFSNEYPYHLGPFQKASIEIYKESIGPTIFQTGHHGEGTQVLQKDAFTVPQVATQNHSEAPMSIQGSKAIGNKSYAHIPSPDGLRSASGLAIDAQWENSGAFQNHGRDYEPTYRGQNISDTYSQNIPQYSRKRKSVDVMKFLSELSSRELKALMVAFELSEKKKQTAGQVGQLPYAQQNPTKMQSCQFTPQNASCKGVNITSQRSVNLVNGYEEISKSYPSTVLKKLQKEQISHVNHMSLNTNPTAYSNFIDLSMRDYCTQSKNMNSNVVYPNQGSQKVLPPHLGNSQYFCPDPSVPCDQAHKENSVCQNDAETSHSKNHSECLGTDCNLNSYSFNYSTKNLETPSSINPNYPGSSQQNGSHHSIQPMNARTLADINQIDIPDLKTNASQHNDQSFKKLEALYNMLQSSHINKTNSHSKRQKVEAPLPTIRPSAFELDYVNTGSFSAIQSTHVNQVTEYIHNEPPPYTKCNASSPSAHSHSKPLERQNALQLPKTLEEKGSVPTNECGDKSNNSLIRFLLTNSMNEGNNATFMKLAEHKFPCCSSELTGNPQPQYKMDVALHPQSITEEQQTRGYPGDECTVASVDSPKSLALVSEEVSTGEETATNMVHFSTSASNDQKDDASVPEDLQEQDNVSPAQPLNGQAAPSICNTHNAELNCKASSGLSTGNHEEKITSTSDIYTTKICEVSSSSPERVIEELTSVSNSKESSAKESDTLEFILRSLGIIPEDSEEGRAEESTVLTSPDNLSCTKLQQNPDIGRSPESKKQKAEASLDPFSKVSSVGSNVASISIKENQCKLNVPADFLYNDDADSVLRKLKSDEVNQLSSLYQIDIQVKSNQNTTVLSSTEDNTEDCQIAKENLPDNLASAETKMQKHTVAINTEDGSLHDDSISSVSASQLSSPSSSSHQRLAQLALINTVPNQPVHLSGSYNDKCLRNCSDIASSRQMPVGSDCYVINASTVNMVRYKRHRVDGRFDLSKELIKQLSPAPQNEIMGTLETMGMSKSQDNHENILLDTAGISSDFTLTAFAGSTAETEISSDNNALNSADHTASDLLHAKQDVPPTRVRLQCTFPASGIHSFLHNSNDELNPLGVTVGQEKLDEGSLVQEGKINGCTAVAAHTNHKTDLPSGIRITFVYSLSEYWEHSTSLNDKDTILGPLATAGRDLQKCFRKVCSFSTHQVKQKAKVINGKGILSALMRTSRNLGASPLRGCITEMSSSQGTVHSMNNSPVDLIDTFSTSFHPELNLGRIPADDRHANAITASTNISKLVSGNVCCTESSTEGCPNVEEKETSALCCWSTRETMNQNIFSQNKFPSVAELELSTESILRFWSPSNDVTEVCDPSQEPEKGSDFERGIQRICSGLGIYTAASEVELSKSMHNLSALHHLQFDFTAAISGNQVHGETSHLNGSYNQCSVAEVTEVEEVAEELKSKLVERTAVSYSSTDEDNVGNWTDTALVKLPLETCSPKSCLQNGSDQMRGDLDITVHGDNETEAGKTEMSIPAGEWRNGTHEPMNKGSSFTGPSAHPFRDDSLNEQESDSVLSTEIRIKVLEDQELTSVLSELSSGNPSPESVAAKWSSEGLTPETHWKSKNCDPRYLDIVGKEQLEMSATVCSSETLTSRTLSFSRTVSSLQQ; this is encoded by the coding sequence ATGCAACGCGGTATTTCAGATAACTATGGTCACCAAAGTTTCCACAATCCAGCGACCCAGAAGTTGTTTGGAAGATCCAATCGCCAGTCTTGGAAGGCCTTCCCTAGACATTCCTATTCTGCAAACGTACCACCAGCAAGCTACTCCCCTGAAGGTACAGATCATCTTGCCTATCCTCCAAATGAATTGTCATCATCTTGTCATGATTCTACTCTTCATTATTCAAAGCTAATTTCTAACGTGACTGGAGGCTCCCAGTCTGAAACTATGGTGCCTTCTCCTTattcaaggcctttgacaacaggGATTCAGCCTACTAGTTTTCAAAATAGATCGATGCAATCCACTTCAACTTCCTTCCAATCTTGCAAGTTTGTGCCTTCGCAAAACAGTGCACCATGCTGGAACCAAGGTGGCCACCAAATGGTAAGGAATTTCACACCTTATCAGAATCCTGTTTCTACTGACATGGAGCCAAGTGCTCAGAGCCTTCTGGATACTCGACTCAGACCACCTCTGCAAAAACACAAGGTGTCCCCTCCCTCAGAGCAACCTCCAGTTTGGTCGGACAGAAGGACACCTTTTGTTGCTGGACAAGTCGAACATTACTGGAATAAGCAAGCACCTGATTACCAGCAAATGCCTGTTCATGGATCTTTTATCCATAAGGTTAATCAGCAGTTTTCTAATGAATACCCTTATCATTTGGGACCATTCCAGAAGGCCAGTATTGAAATATACAAAGAGTCGATTGGTCCCACCATTTTTCAAACAGGTCACCACGGAGAGGGGACACAGGTGCTACAAAAAGATGCCTTCACAGTTCCACAGGTAGCAACTCAAAACCATTCAGAAGCACCTATGAGCATACAGGGGTCAAAAGCAATTGGTAATAAATCTTATGCTCACATTCCCAGTCCAGATGGTTTAAGATCTGCTTCAGGCCTAGCAATAGACGCACAATGGGAAAATAGTGGAGCTTTTCAAAATCATGGCAGAGACTATGAGCCTACTTACAGAGGGCAAAATATTTCAGATACATACTCCCAAAATATCCCTCAATATTCAAGGAAGAGAAAATCGGTTGATGTAATGAAGTTTCTTTCAGAACTTTCAAGCAGAGAGTTAAAGGCCTTAATGGTGGCATTTGAGCTttcagaaaaaaagaaacaaacagcAGGACAGGTTGGTCAGCTGCCGTATGCACAGCAGAATCCCACAAAGATGCAATCCTGTCAATTTACACCACAAAATGCATCTTGTAAGGGTGTCAATATAACATCTCAAAGATCTGTCAATTTAGTGAACGGTTATGAAGAGATTAGTAAATCATATCCTTCAACTGTActtaagaagctgcagaaggaacAAATTTCTCATGTCAACCACATGTCTCTGAACACAAACCCAACAGCATATTCAAATTTTATAGACTTGTCGATGAGAGATTATTGTACACAGAGTAAAAATATGAACAGTAATGTTGTTTATCCAAATCAAGGCTCACAGAAGGTTTTACCTCCCCATCTTGGAAATTCCCAATATTTCTGTCCAGATCCATCAGTTCCATGTGACCAGGCTCACAAGGAAAACTCTGTTTGTCAGAACGATGCAGAAACCTCCCATTCAAAAAATCATTCTGAGTGTTTGGGCACTGATTGCAACTTAAATAGTTATTCGTTTAATTACAGCACAAAGAATCTGGAAACTCCATCATCCATTAACCCCAATTACCCTGGATCAAGCCAACAAAATGGAAGTCATCATTCCATTCAACCAATGAATGCCAGAACATTAGCCGACATTAACCAGATAGATATCCCAGACCTGAAGACAAATGCATCTCAGCACAACGatcaaagttttaaaaaattagaaGCATTGTATAATATGTTGCAAAGTTCACacataaataaaacaaacagtCATTCAAAACGTCAGAAGGTGGAAGCCCCTTTGCCCACCATTCGGCCATCTGCATTTGAACTGGATTACGTGAACACTGGATCGTTCAGTGCTATACAGTCAACTCATGTCAACCAAGTTACAGAATATATACACAACGAGCCACCACCATACACTAAATGTAATGCATCAAGCCCTTCTGCTCATTCTCATTCAAAACCTCTTGAGAGACAGAATGCACTTCAACTGCCAAAAACATTAGAAGAAAAAGGATCAGTTCCCACAAACGAATGTGGAGACAAAAGTAACAACTCACTGATAAGATTTCTACTTACTAACTCAATGAATGAAGGAAACAATGCAACTTTCATGAAGTTGGCTGAACATAAGTTCCCATGCTGTTCAAGTGAACTAACAGGGAACCCACAACCTCAATATAAAATGGATGTTGCATTACATCCTCAAAGTATCACGGAAGAGCAGCAAACAAGGGGATACCCTGGTGATGAATGCACTGTAGCTTCAGTAGAttccccaaaatccttggctttagTATCTGAAGAAGTAAGCACAGGGGAAGAAACTGCCACTAACATGGTTCATTTCTCAACTTCAGCATCAAATGATCAAAAGGATGATGCTTCAGTTCCAGAGGATCTTCAGGAACAGGATAATGTCTCCCCTGCTCAACCTCTTAATGGTCAGGCAGCCCCATCAATTTGTAACACACATAATGCAGAACTCAACTGTAAAGCCAGCAGTGGGCTTTCTACTGGAAACCATGAGGAGAAAATTACTTCAACTTCTGACATTTACACAACCAAAATTTGCGAAGTAAGTAGTTCATCCCCAGAAAGAGTCATTGAAGAATTAACATCAGTATCAAATTCTAAGGAATCGTCAGCAAAGGAATCAGACACTTTGGAGTTTATTTTACGTTCCCTGGGGATTATTCCAGAAGATAGTGAAGAAGGACGTGCAGAAGAGAGCACAGTTCTGACTTCTCCAGATAATCTTTCCTGTACAAAGTTGCAACAGAACCCAGACATAGGTCGGTCACCAGAGAGCAAAAAGCAAAAAGCAGAGGCTTCACTTGATCCTTTCTCCAAAGTAAGCTCAGTTGGTTCCAATGTTGCTTCAATTAGCATTAAAGAAAACCAATGCAAGTTAAATGTACCTGCTGACTTTTTGTACAATGACGATGCAGATTCTGTATTACGTAAACTGAAATCTGATGAAGTAAACCAATTGAGCTCTCTTTACCAAATTGACATTCAAGTGAAAAGTAATCAAAATACAACAGTACTGAGTAGTACAGAAGATAATACAGAAGACTGCCAAATAGCAAAAGAAAACTTACCTGATAACTTGGCTAGTGCCGAAACAAAAATGCAAAAACACACTGTTGCAATCAACACTGAAGATGGAAGTTTGCACGATGACAGCATCTCTTCAGTCTCAGCAAGTCAGCTGTCTTCACCCAGCAGTTCTTCCCATCAAAGGCTTGCACAGTTGGCTCTAATAAATACTGTTCCCAACCAACCCGTGCATTTGAGTGGAAGTTACAATGATAAGTGTTTGAGAAACTGCTCGGATATTGCATCTTCTCGTCAAATGCCAGTTGGATCTGATTGTTATGTTATTAATGCATCCACTGTAAACATGGTCAGATATAAGAGGCACAGGGTGGATGGGCGTTTTGATTTATCTAAAGAGTTAATCAAGCAGCTGAGCCCAGCCccacaaaatgaaattatgggaaCCCTTGAGACCATGGGAATGTCTAAATCACAGGACAACCATGAAAATATACTGCTGGACACTGCTGGAATTTCATCAGACTTTACATTGACAGCATTTGCTGGCAGCACTGCAgaaactgaaatttcatcagataACAATGCGTTGAACAGTGCTGACCATACTGCTTCAGACCTCTTGCACGCAAAGCAGGATGTCCCACCCACTAGAGTAAGGTTACAATGCACATTTCCTGCATCGGGTATTCACTCATTCCTTCACAACAGCAATGATGAACTAAACCCTCTTGGTGTGACTGTGGGACAGGAAAAACTTGATGAAGGCTCTCTGGTGCAAGAGGGGAAGATAAATGGATGTACAGCAGTGGCAGCCCATACTAATCACAAAACAGATTTGCCATCAGGGATTAGGATAACATTTGTATATTCACTTTCAGAATACTGGGAACATTCTACATCGTTGAATGACAAGGATACCATTTTGGGACCTTTGGCAACTGCTGGCcgagatcttcagaaatgtttcAGGAAAGTGTGCAGTTTTTCCACTCACCAAGTGAAACAAAAAGCAAAAGTGATAAATGGTAAAGGAATACTCAGTGCTTTAATGAGAACTTCTAGAAATTTAGGAGCAAGCCCACTGAGAGGCTGTATTACAGAGATGTCTTCTAGCCAGGGTACTGTGCATTCCATGAACAACTCTCCTGTAGATTTGATTGATACCTTCAGCACCAGTTTCCATCCAGAGCTAAACTTGGGTAGAATTCCTGCGGATGATAGACATGCAAATGCAATAACTGCTTCTACAAACATCTCCAAGTTGGTGTCTGGAAATGTATGTTGTACTGAAAGCTCAACTGAGGGGTGTCCAAATGTAGAAGAAAAGGAGACATCTGCTCTCTGCTGCTGGAGTACCAGAGAGACTATGAATCAGAACATCTTCAGCCAAAATAAATTTCCCTCTGTGGCCGAGTTGGAATTGTCAACCGAGTCCATTTTACGTTTCTGGTCTCCATCCAACGATGTTACAGAAGTGTGTGATCCAAGTCAAGAGCCTGAAAAAGGATCGGATTTTGAGCGTGGGATACAAAGGATATGTAGTGGTCTTGGAATATATACAGCTGCCAGTGAAGTGGAATTGAGTAAGAGCATGCACAATCTTAGTGCTTTACATCATCTCCAGTTTGATTTCACTGCAGCTATCAGTGGGAACCAGGTCCATGGAGAAACATCTCATCTAAATGGCTCATATAATCAGTGCAGTGTAGCAGAAGTCACTGAAGttgaggaagtggctgaggaactcaAATCTAAGTTGGTGGAGAGAACTGCTGTGTCCTATTCATCAACAGATGAGGACAATGTGGGTAATTGGACTGATACTGCTTTGGTAAAACTGCCACTGGAGACCTGCAGCCCAAAATCTTGTCTCCAAAATGGCAGTGACCAAATGAGGGGTGATCTGGACATCACTGTGCATGGGGACAATGAGACGGAAGCTGGCAAAACAGAGATGTCTATTCCTGCAGGTGAATGGAGAAATGGCacacatgaacccatgaacaaggGCAGCAGTTTTACTGGACCCTCAGCACACCCTTTCAGAGATGATAGTCTGAACGAACAGGAGTCTGACTCAGTTCTCAGTACTGAAATAAGAATTAAAGTACTGGAGGATCAAGAGCTCACTAGTGTTCTTTCTGAGTTGTCATCTGGGAACCCCAGTCCTGAATCTGTAGCAGCGaagtggagttcagaaggattgACCCCAGAAACACATTGGAAGAGCAAGAACTGTGATCCTAGATATT